In the genome of Lysobacter sp. 5GHs7-4, the window TCGGCCTACAGCCCGCGCGAAGGCGGCGGCTGGCGGATCAGCGTGCCCAACATCGATCACTACGGCTCGACCAGCCTGCATACCAGCGTCGGCGATCTGCTCAAGTGGCAGCAGAACCTGATCGACGCGCGAGTGGGCGGGCGCACGCTGATCGACTGGATGCAGACCTCCGGCAAACTCGACGACGGCACCCTCACTCAATACGGCGCCGGCCTGCGTCTGGCCGGCTACCGCGGGCTGCGCATGATCAGCCACGACGGCGCCGACGGCGGTTATCGCAGCGACATGCTGCTGTTTCCGGATCAGCGCGTCGCCATCGCGGTGCTATGCAACGGCAGCCCGATCGCGCCGGATCAGCTCACGCGCAAGATCGCCGAGCTGTATCTGGGCGATCGCATGACCGCGCCCGCGCTGGCGCCCGCGGTGGCGCGTTCGGACGCCGATCCGGCCAGCCTGGCCGGCGTGTACTGGAGCCGCCAGACCGACGAAGTGGTGCGTCTGGAATTCAAGGACGGGGCCCTGCGCCAGGTCGGCGTTCCCGCGGCGTTCGTGCCGATCGGCGGCAACGATTTCCGTCCCGGCGAGCAGGCGCAGCATTGGCGCTTCGTGCCCGCCACCAACGCCATGCCGGCGCAGTTGCACATCAAGGATTTCTGGCCCACTGCGCGCAGTTTCGTACGCGTGGACAGCGCCCTGCCCGATGCCACCGCCCTGGCGGCGTTCGCGGGACGCTACCGCAGCGAGGACACCGACATGACCTACACGGTGCGCGCCGTCGACGGCAAGCTGGTGCTGTCCTGGCCGCGCCAGTTCGAGGTCGCGCTGGAAGCCGTGGGCGGCGAGCGGTTCGTCGGCTCGCGTGGGCTGGTCACGTTCGTGCGCAATGCCGACGGCGGCGTCGACGGATTCACGATCAGCAATCGCCGCCTGCGTCGACTGCAGGCGCTGCGGATCGCCGCGACCGATACCGCGCAGTCGCTTCCCAGCCAAGCCACAGGCGCCACGGCGCAGCGTTGACGGCCATTCGGCCTCGTTAAGACGGGGTGGCGGATCGACACATCGCTTTCACATCCGCGTACACAAGCCCTTGGCCGCACCGGTGCTAGCGTCGGCGCCTCATCCATCCGGGAGCGCAGCATGGACACGCAGCGGATTCATCGCGGCCGCCTGATCGATCACATCCAGTTGGTGGTGGAAGACCTTAAAGCCAGCCAGCGGTTCTACGAAGCCGTGTTCAAGGCCTTGGACATACCGATGAGCGGCAGCGGCGACGACTACTTCTGGGCCGACGAATTGTTCATCTCCACCGCCGGCAGCGAAGCGGCGCAGGGCAAGCTCACCGGGCGCCACCACTTCGCTTTTCAGGCCAAGGACCGCGCCGCGGTGGACGCGTTCCATCGCGCCGCGCTGGCTCACGGCGGCCGCGACAACGGCGCGCCTGGCGAGCGCAAGTATCACCCGGGCTACTACGCGGCGTTCGCGCTGGACCCGGACGGCAACAACATCGAGGCGGTGTACCACGGCGAAGGCAAGCGCAGCGCGGCGTCGGTCACCGTGGACATACCGGCTTGAGCGCGGCCTCGGCCGCGCGACTCAGCTCTTGTAGTTCAGCGCGCGGTTGATGCCCAGCGCGGCCAGCGTGCCGATCGCGCCGGACAGCAGGTACACGCCCAGCCAGGCCAGGCCGAACTGCGAGCACAGGCCCAGCGCGACCAGCGGCGCGAACGCGGCGCCGATCAGCCAGGCCAGATCGGAAGTCAACGCCGCGCCGGAGTAACGGTAGCGGCGGCCGAAGTTGGCCGTGACCGCGCCCGCCGCCTGGCCGTAGGACAGACCCAGCAGGGCGAAGCCGATCAGGATGAAGGCGTCCTGGCCCAGCGAGCCGGCCGCCATCAGCGTTGGCGCAAAACCGCTGAACATCGCGATCACGATCGCCAGGCCGCCCAGCGTGCGCGCGCGGCCGACACGGTCGGCGATCACGCCCGACAGCACGATCGCGCCGGCGGCGATGAAGCCGCCCAGGATCTGCACCAGCAGGAAGCCGACGATGGACTGGTCGGAATACAGCTTGATCCACGACAGCGGAAAGATCGTCACGATATGGAACAGCGCGTAGCTGGCCAGCGCCGCGAACGCGCCGACCACCACGTGCTGGCCCTTGGCGCTGAACAGTTCGCGGATCGGCGTGGGCTCCAGCTCCAGCTCGCCCATCTTGTCCTGGTAT includes:
- a CDS encoding VOC family protein, with product MDTQRIHRGRLIDHIQLVVEDLKASQRFYEAVFKALDIPMSGSGDDYFWADELFISTAGSEAAQGKLTGRHHFAFQAKDRAAVDAFHRAALAHGGRDNGAPGERKYHPGYYAAFALDPDGNNIEAVYHGEGKRSAASVTVDIPA
- a CDS encoding serine hydrolase; this encodes MRSIRSLVLAASIAAASPVIALAQPAPADRHRQVDAIFAPWSQPGAPGCAVGISRDGALDYARGYGMSNLEYDLPIAADSVFQSASISKQFTAFAIGLLAQEGRLSLDDDIRRYVPEIPDHGKTITLAHLIHHTGGLREQGQLLNLAGWRGDDLYTEADILWALSRQRRANFAAGSEVVYGNAAYTLLGIVVQRVSGQSLRAFADARIFQPLGMADTQFRDDHTQVMARRASAYSPREGGGWRISVPNIDHYGSTSLHTSVGDLLKWQQNLIDARVGGRTLIDWMQTSGKLDDGTLTQYGAGLRLAGYRGLRMISHDGADGGYRSDMLLFPDQRVAIAVLCNGSPIAPDQLTRKIAELYLGDRMTAPALAPAVARSDADPASLAGVYWSRQTDEVVRLEFKDGALRQVGVPAAFVPIGGNDFRPGEQAQHWRFVPATNAMPAQLHIKDFWPTARSFVRVDSALPDATALAAFAGRYRSEDTDMTYTVRAVDGKLVLSWPRQFEVALEAVGGERFVGSRGLVTFVRNADGGVDGFTISNRRLRRLQALRIAATDTAQSLPSQATGATAQR